A genomic window from Eriocheir sinensis breed Jianghai 21 chromosome 9, ASM2467909v1, whole genome shotgun sequence includes:
- the LOC126996295 gene encoding basic proline-rich protein-like yields the protein MIISSLVYAAVGLSIARLRGLFGGVSVVDEDALASAKQFLQSLQVEATRVLFPGAPLPSPPSPPLPLPPSPPLFPPSPPPPPPSPPPLPPPPPPPPFPPSNFPPSPPLPPPPPLPASPPPPPPPPPSPPPPPPPPPPPPPPSPPPPPSPPPFPPVLSNMTLITFPPPAPPSSPPPPPPPLSPPPPPPPTVGPPTSPSANPNSENPSPPPVSPPPPPPPPPPPSPPPPPSSPPPPPPPPPPPPPPPPPTPPPPIPSPPPSPPNPNVSPNPDDPSFTPPPPPTPTPSPPSPPPPPPPPSPPPPPSPPPPPPLTPSPPPNPNVSPNPDNPSFTPPPPPPTSTPPPPPPPPPPTPSPPPNPNVSPNPDNPPSPPPTPPPPPPPPPPPAATPPPTPSPPPNPNVSPNPPSPSTPPPTPTPPPTPSPPPNPNVSPNPDKPSFPPPPPPTTPPPPPATPPPPPPPTTTTPPPPPSATPPPPTPSPPPNPNVSPNPDNPPSPPPPTSTPPPPPPATPP from the exons ATGATCATCTCGTCTCTGGTATACGCGGCTGTAGGACTTTCCATAGCCAGGCTGAGAGGTCTCTTCGGAGGAGTCTCGGTGGTCGACGAAGACGCCCTTGCCTCGGCCAAACAGTTCCTTCAGTCTCTGCAAGTGGAGGCGACTCGGGTCCTCTTCCCTGGAGCC ccactgccttctcctccttctcctcctttacctcttcctccttctccaccgctttttcctccttctcctcctcctccaccgccttctcctcctcctttacctcctcctcctcctcctcctccctttcctccttccaattttccgccatctcctccacttcctcctcctcctccacttcctgcatctcctcctcctcctcctcctcctcctccttctcctcctcctccccctc ctcctcctcctcctcctcctcctccttctcctcctcctcctccttctcctcctccttttcctccagtctTATCCAATATGACTTTGATAACCTttcctcctccggctcctccatcatctcctcctcctcctcctcctcctctttctccacctcctcctcctcctccaactgttGGCCCTCCTACTAGTCCAAGTGCTAATCCTAATTCGGAaaatccatctcctcctcctgtttctcctcctcctcctcctcctcctcctccaccaccat ctccacctcctcctccatcatctcctccacctcctcctcctcctcctcc tcctcctcctcctcctcctccacctactcctcctcctccaattccttctcctcctccttctcctcccaatcCCAATGTTAGTCCGAATCCAGATGATCCttcatttactcctcctcctcctccaactcctactccttctcctccttctcctcctcctcctcctcc tcctccctctcctcctcctcctccttctcctcctcctcctcctcctcttactccttctcctcctcccaatcccaATGTTAGTCCGAATCCAGATAATCCttcatttactcctcctcctcctcctccaacctctactcctcctcctcctcctcctcctcctcctccaactccttctcctcctcccaatcctaATGTTAGTCCGAATCCAGAtaatcctccatctcctcctcctactcctcctcctcctcctcctcctcctcctcctcctgctgctactcctcctccaactccttctcctcctcctaatcccaaTGTTAGTccaaatcctccttctccttctactcctcctcctactcctactcctccccctactccgtctcctcctcccaatcccaATGTAAGTCCGAATCCAGATaaaccttcatttcctcctcctcctcctccaaccactcctcctcctcctcctgctactcctcctcctcctcctcctcctactactactactcctcctcctcctccttctgctactcctcctcctccaactccttctcctcctcccaatcctaATGTTAGTCCGAATCCAGAtaatcctccatctcctcctcctccaacctctactcctcctcctcctcctcctgctactcctcct